CAGTAATCCAACAATGTTTCTTCTCTTCCTGAGATACTTAtccaatttatttttgaaagCCACAACTGAATCTCGCGCCAGTCTCTCAGCCAACGTACTTCAGACTCGAACTACTGGCTATTCGGGAACAAAAGGCGGTTTCCTTATGTTACCCTTGCTTCTATCGTAAACACCTTCAACCAGTGTACCCGGGTTCCTTAACCTTCCTCCAAAAGGAAAAATTCTCAAGATCTACTTTGTCTAATCTCCTCATAATTTTAGCCACTTTCAATTCTCCCTGTCAACTCCCTTATGGTAAACAATCTCAGTTTGTCCAGCCTCCTACCCTGATGAAGGATGTTTCTCAGCCTTGGAAAACCTTTTCTCTCCCTCCATAACTGGAGGTAAACCTGTTCGAAATTGAGTTTTGGATAAAATATGCGAGTTGAAACCAAACTGTTGTTTTAATATGGGCTCATCACACCTTCTGAGCTGCCTTCTCTATTTGTAAACCCTGAATTCCAACACTTCTCAAGTTGCTCTGTCACCATCACCGTGCACCTATCCCACCAGGTCTCTCTAGCGCTGCACCTCCTTTAGTATTGTGAATTGCGCCCCTACCAACATGTATCTCTTCCCTACATACATTCTATCTGCTCCGTGTTCCACCCACGTCCGCCATTCTTTTCCTCACAGATCACAACACTTGTAAATGTCGTTGAAACTTTTATCCAATTTTCTCAAATGTCCCATTGTAGCCAGACATCGCTGATATAAACAGGTTTCATATAGATACAGGATGTATTGGTTTGTTCCAGGGTAACTATTACTTGAATAGCCTTTAGGATGCTGTGTATTCAGCCTGGATCCCAGGCTTGGCTGGAATCTGCTATCTCGTTAAAGGGATTGTTGAGGATGCATTTGAAGAATTGGATTGGTTTTGTTAAGAGACATTGAGTAACGGGTACACCTGCCTTTGCATGTCTCGGTCAGTTGACTGACCATGTCTCGGTCAGTTGAATCCGTCATTCTAAACCAATTTAAAGGAATTGATAATCGATAACTCAAAAAGCAGCTGATAGTCCCAGTTCTGATCTGTATGTTGTCATTGCCTGATCTGTCATTGCCTTGTGCTGTAACAGACAGCTGATGGAcctctgctttctgtttatttcaCATAACTGAGGTTTTCTGGTAGCTTTCTGCAAAAGGGACCAAAAAAACCTGCAGAGACATGGAAAGGGActctggggggtgggggaggggggacacCACAGTAAAGAACCGCACATGTGCGATAGGCTTAAGATTGATTTAAAGTAAAACAATGAGACTCACTCATTATGGGACTGCGCCTTTAACTCTGTTCAAAGTGTTGAACTGGAGaaatgttgctttttttttggtcCAGGACACCTTAAGCAGTTTCCCTTTAAAAGTGAAATCGCTCAGCAAACGCAGCTATCATAGGAAGGAGGTGACGTGCAGACAGCCAATAGGTACCCGGGagggcggcggcggcggcggtaCGTCCAGATAGAAAAGGCGCGGAGTCCGCGCTGCTCCGACCCGTCAatcaaagagagaaagaaaacgcTTTGCAAGTCGGTGGCGTTAAAGGATTACACTAAATGCAGAGCGAACTCCTCCTCCCCAATTACTCACACAAGGTTGCGCTTTGCAGAAGAGTAACTTAGTAAAAACAACAAGCCTTCAAgtctgcagcttttttttttgcatggaGATCAGACATTGCAAAAAAACAAACccagtattttttttaatgtgatcAACTAACGGCAACACATCTTGATGGGAGCTGTTTAAAGAGAGCGgacttctcccccctcccccctttaaaaaaaggtttcaaGTGACgtgattatttttattttcttgcgCTTTTTAAGAACGGAGCCGTGGTTTGACCTCGCTTGTCTTTTCAAAATCCAAACCATTGAGGGAAGACATTGTGAGAACTGTGGCTAAATGCATGGGCTAGGTCTGCGTCTTATGGAAGTTCTGGGTCCGAAATCTGAACAAGACACGTGTAATTTCCGTCAGTCAGCGATGCTTTTCCACGGAATCTCGGGGGGTGAAATGCAGGGAGTTATGGAGGAGATGGAAAGACGATCCAAGAACGAGCCAGGAATCAGCTCGGGGGTAGACATGGGGGAGAGAGAAACGGTAGGCAACAGAGCTTTAACAAAAAATCTATAGAGGACTGCACTGAGATTGGGCAATTGTTATTTAAAATCATTTTATGCATCTACGCTTCACGAAGTAAGTTCTGTGTTTTCATTCCTATTTCTTTAATTAATTGATAGCATAATAACTGAAGAATATAAATGAAAATGACTAATGTTACAAGGAAATAACTAACAGTCGGTTTGGAGTCTCATTTGGAGTGTGTATCAGATTTGCTTGATTAAATTAGGCATTAATTAGATTTTAAATGATGTACACGGATGATCCAGCAACTTTAGAGATTTCTAACGAATTTTTCTTTGTCTTAAGAAAACTCAATATATGAGCAAATCCGATTGGTGTGAaccaactttattttaaaattgctttcccaaaccaaaacagaaactttaattaaaaagaaacacGGAAATACGACTCCGTGTTTCCCTTTGAATTTGGTGAAGACTTATTTATCAAAAGCGATGAAAGCTTTTGGTATATTATAACTGAAGAAGATCGGGATATTTTAGAAGCTGTTTATGTGAATATATATTGTTTGTGTTCCAGGtttcaaaagaaagaaataaaaatctgatTTAACTTCGTAAATCCTATCAAATTGAGCCCATTTGGAAGCAGTCTGAACACAATCCATTTGACAAGTCAACTCTCAGAATGCGGTTTCAAATGATTCGCAGGGTTTAACAGAGTACACATACTTGATTCGGTTTCATTTCGGACAGGTTTATTTCACACTGCCGCCGTCTACATTGCTAAAGAATTGCCCGTAATGGGCTAGTTCAGTCGCTTGCATTGACTTCAGGATGAGTATAGGTCAGGAAAGGCCTGTCTCATAAATAATAACACATGGCATAAAGCCGCGACTTTAAACTTGACAGTTATTACAAGGCAACATGATTAATCGTTTGGAAAAGGAACCGGAATCTATGTATACGTGAAATACTTTGGATATGGATTTGGTTGTAGGGATATCCTGCACCTCCGTGTTGTTGAGGTGATTTTAAACTGCAGTTATCATCATGATGAAAGTCTTTGTGTATGTTGGAGCAGATAGACCTCAGTTACCGGTGTTGGTCCTCTTACTGTGTGTGAGAAATTCAATGTCATGGTATTTCAAGGACTGGCGTGAGTAAATGTGCGATTCTCGCAATACGGCCAAGTGCGAGAATGAAACGAATATTTGTAATTATGCTGAATAACATAATTAGCCGTTAAGTTAACTAGTAACTACACAATAGGGAACACAACTTCTCCGAGAATATATCCCTGAAACTTCTTTTAAAGACGGTGAGCGTATcatttgcaaaacaaaatcaTTGCATTGGAATGTAGACGGCATGACCCACACTTTGTATCCCTTTGAAAAATTATCTGATACATGGTTGGTTTAACGGTTGGTGTGTGAGCTCTGTCCCCCGATGATAAGTTGTAACTCAATCTCTGGTGCGTTGCAAAGTGGGTGCTGATGGGGTGTATCCTGCTGGTGTTTTTGCAGACTATGCCGTCCATTAGTAACGAGAGACCGGCTCTGTGTGCAGGCTGTGGGGGGAAGATCTCAGATCGTTATTATCTACTGGCTGTGGACAAACAGTGGCACATGCGCTGTCTCAAGTGCTGTGAATGCAAACTGGCCCTGGAATCCGAACTGACCTGCTTCGCTAAGGATGGCAGCATCTATTGCAAAGAGGATTACTACAGGTACctaaatatgttttaaaaaaaacagacaaaatgTCAACTGTACCCGGCAGCAAAACAGAGGCCCAATATTTTGCATGCAGTCAACAAGACAATATATTTAAAATTTCACAACAAGTACATTGAGTAGTTGATCCTGATACACAAACAAGTAACGATACACATTTACCGGCTCTCTTGTCTGCACCCGGGTACATCTACTAATGACTTTTTTAAAACAAGAAGAATAAGCAACCATATTTACTACCCATTGAAACCGAAGCAAGTGGGAGCGTTGTTTTTAAATGGCAGAATGGGTTGGAATAGTTAATGTGGAGacctttctttaaatattttgtatAATGAGATATCAAGGTTTAAGATTTATTCACTATAGAGTCCTACCACAACGCTCAAGAGTATAAACGCGAGTGGATTAACTATCTCTGGGAGAAATAATTCCGAAAACATCATGCAGACAGACACCCAGATAAATTGCGAAATTGCTCGTAATCCGTTCCTGAAGGgcttaatttttatttttacatGAAAACATTAGCATTTAAAAAGTTGAACCCAGGCTCTAAAACAAAGCAAAATGGGGTTCTGTTCGTATTCCAAGAAGGTTTAATTGCGTTAGATGAAATATAAAGCCGTCAATTAAGATTCGTGTGGTGAAATGAACAACACCCCAGTCAAGAAAAGTCTGTAAGAATAAACTGGCAGAACACAGGGCACATTCTCAGTGCATGAGGACGACAATGAGAGAACCGTAGCTGTTTAAACAGGAACCAACCTGCGGGTAGCTGGTTGTAATTGTGTTGGAGTGTTTACAACAACAAATGGACAATCATCTATTACTGACCTATTAGCTGAATTTAACTTGGAGCGGATACTGAATTTAACTTGGAGCGCTGTTTTGATTTGCTCGAATGGTTCATACTATAGCTTTTTTCAGATATTGATACTGGACAAGTAAAGACAAAAAATTCAAGCTCCTTAAACTGGGAGCCGAACATTCAGGGCGAGTTGAGCACCAGTTGCTGTTGGCCATACTGTATTTTCTTATAAGAAACTTTCCGTATTTTCATTGtaagccatttttaaaaaaaactgaatgctCCCCTCCCGCATTAATAGGAGATAATCAGGAAAGCAGGGCCTTTCTAGAGTCGAAATACATATGTGTTTATGGATGACAATATTGAAAAAGAATAATTCTAATTAACAAAATCCGCATTCAATGCCAATTCGGTGAACTCTTACAACCAGCTGATAGCGGTTAAAAGGTTGGGGGGCCATATCCTGGAGATATCGAAAAGCACGGTCGGGTTGTCCCGTGCCATAATTCCGCTGAAACCTCTTTCATTTGCATAGTTCATTTAAACGGTTAAtattttaatgatgctgttttgCACCGAGCGTAATGTTTTATGCATGATCTTCCAATTAAAGAACCGCGCCACGAAATTTAAAGCAACTCGCCAAATGCGAACCTGGTGTAGATTTCAGGAGCACATGCTCTTTTATCGCAGACACAGGACTAGCCAAACACATTTGACATGTTATATGAGACAGAAAAAAATGCAGTGTTTACATACATTTTGTGCAAAATAGACATGGATCACACGGATGTGTTTCTGTTGATCTTATAACGACGAAAATTAACAGTAATGCTATTAAACTATTCCAATATTTAGAGATAAAACTTACAGTTTGTGGATTATTATTAAGCATTCGGAGTTTTCCCAATGTTTAGCTTTAAAAccaacttgattttttttaaaagcctacTTGCTTCGTTATTATTTAATGGTTAATGAGAGTGGAACTGCATTCCAAAAGTTCAGGCATTACAATCCGGACTTTGATTTTCCAATGGACCCTATCAAGTATTTCTACCTTGAACTCTACAGAGGAGCAATTTATTATCAAAATAAAACGAAATAAACGTATTTTAGCGGTAGAATTGGGGTTCTTTTCTTAAAATCCCATAATCAATGCATAAACAAAGGAAGACGGGTTAAGATTCAGAAGGCGCAGCAGGAACAGCTTTTAGTAACAGCATCTATCAGCATCCAACAGCACTTAGAGATGGTCACAACTGCCCCACACAAGGATGACAATCGCCCCTCGCAATGATATTGAGATTGACATTTTCTGAGACAAATCTCGTCAGTTTCACGGTTCATTTCGGGGGGAACAGTATATTATCGCTGTGTAAGTCACAGCTGGTAAAAAAAATTCTCCCAGCACCGCGGACAGGAACTGGCTTTAGCGACCACAAGTTGCTGGGTGGACTACCTGAGCTGTTGCtgtttgggtgggttgtggggggggggtggggggggggggtgcaggtggATCTACCAAACCATCCTAAATGCATTCCCAAGACAACCTGTTTATTACACACTCCACACGGCGACGGAACACTCAGAGCGACACTAGAAACATGCTCGACTCTAACTGATTCGGCAAAAAGGTACCAGAATGTTTGAATATTTGTCCCTTTTCTCCATCATCCCTCCCCCCGAACCCCCCACCGCAGGAGATTCTCCGTGCAGAGGTGCGCCAGATGTCACCTGGGCATCTCAGCATCAGAAATGGTGATGAGGGCGAGAGACTTGGTCTATCACTTGAACTGTTTCACGTGTACAACCTGCAACAAGATGCTGGCAACCGGGGACCACTTTGGCATGAAGGACAGCCTGGTGTACTGCAGGATTCACTTCGAGACTCTGATTCAGGGGGAATTTCAGGCTCACTTCAATCACACAGACGTGGGCACCAAGAGCGGCACTGCCATGGGCCTCCCATTCTACAACGGCATGGGCACTGTGCAGAAAGGACGGCCCCGTAAGAGGAAGAGCCCAGGACCGGCGGCTGACCTGACAGCTTACAACACAGGTAGGACCTTCTCAACTCCCACCTTGACAGCCGCCTCGGCCAGGGGCTGGCTGCTGAGGGTGGGAACTGCTTGCTGTTTGTGCTAAGGTGGTGTCTGAGTGAGCAATCCCCATCCCTGGGATAGGACAGCAAACATCAGGCAGCGGCGGAACACGGTGCTGCCTTTAGCTGGATGTCCACATGACAAATTAACAACACTGGTTCATTACTATCTTCCTGTGCTTGAACCTCCCGGCTGTGGCTCCCAGTTAGTGACAAACAGAAGCACAGTGTTTCTGGACGTGATTAAAGCCCGTCTCCCGATCCCAGCTACAAGGGCACTGTATCAGTGGGAAGCCTCTGGCGTCCTCCCAATGAAGGGTCTACCCCACCCCgcttcaccccccacccctctccccatttccctctcccccacccctatcATCCcacccctcttccccctccccatcccctttctcctctcccctctccccatccccatcccctctccccatcccctctccccatcctctctccccatcccctctccccctccccatcccttttctcctctcccctctccccatcccctccctcctctccccatcccctcactcctctccccatcccttctccccatcccctttctcctctctcctctccccatcccctctccccatcccctctcgCCCATCCCCTCCCGCCCATCCccgctccccctccccatcccatcccctctccccatctcctttctcctctctcctctctcctctccccttcccctctcccccaccccctctcccctctcctcccatAGTGGGTTCCAACCTCCGACTCCCAGCAACACCTCTTGCATGTCTTGTTTAATCGGGCATTTGTACAGCGCCGCTTCTTAAAGAAACACCGGTGCAGGCGGCAACTCTCCAGTAAAGGGAAATGTAATGCTTGGGGAGTTCTTGCTGCTGGCAAGGGGCGCTTTGGGAATGCAGCCTGTTTGTGTCACGTGAAGGGTAAATGCTTCAAAACTGAttcaaccaaaaaaaaacaggggCGGACGTATTTATTTGAACTTTATTTGGAAGTGTTGCTGGGCCGAGCTGATAGTGAAGCGAATAAAATACTTTTTCCCTGCCCCCACTTCAGCCTCTCAGACTGTAGGCGGAGGTTGGTGTGAATTGTGCCTCATACACGGTATTCACGTTTGAATAATAGGCAGGCTCGATTCTTTGTGGTGGGAACTATTTACGTATCTGAATTTATTTTAagacagtctgaaaagcagccgaACCCAGTGCATGCGGAAAGTTACACAGGGTCTGTTTTCCTCCAATGCTGCTTGAGAAATGTTTCTGTGGGAGCCCTGAAATGTAAACACGGTTACGTGTCTctcaccacctcctccccccccccccccccacacacacacacacaccttgctGATTATTTAAACACGGGTGAGAGATAGTTGTGGAAAATATTGCGCGTCCAAAATCCCtcagcgtctctctctctctctctctctcccccattgtAACCTGGATGCCCAGAATTGTCCGTTCTGACAGGGAGGGCAATCGCTGGAGATGGCAGGTGTTAGAAGTTGGAGGAAAGGGAGCTTTGTACGCACACAGACAAAGTgcacccccaccatccccaaaAGAGTCCGGTATGGTTGATGTGTTTAGTTTTGTGACGCTCTTATGAGAAGCCCATCTGAGCGATTTGACACTtcctcctcccctcacctccctccctgtgtgtttTGTAGGCGGTGCTGGGGTATCTTTATTTAGAGTTACATGTGTGTCTTCAGTCCTGGGAACCAGGGCAACCTTATAGAAAAGGGTTAGGCCAAACAGAAAGGGCTGACCTTTTGAATCGACTCCTTTTTGGAGCTTTACAATGGGAACacttcctcctccctccctccttcttaTTCTCTGCCCCAATAATTAAATGTTCCAGAAAATTCACAGGGCTGCTTAGAAACCTCAAAAAAAAAGAGGGGGTGCCGCCCATCGGGTATTTTGATCATATTTTGTGGCAGGTTCCAAATTTGAGTGGAACATTGCTAGTTCAATGCCCTTCTGAACGTACTATTGACATCACATATATACAGGCCCCCTGAAATCGACAGGTATCGGTGTGAAATGGAAAGGCACATGTTGCACTCAGTGGGAATGGGCAGTAACATACACATCAGTTTCTACGTTGACATAATCATTAGAAGTCTGTCCACATTCTAACCCGATTGAGTGGAAAAGTCTTGCAATCATGACCTCAGATCCTTTCATAACCCCAAACGCCGCCGAATTCCCCTTCAAAGAGTTTACTCGCAACTTTTACCAATGTTAAGCTTTTAGTCTTTAGAGAATTGGGACTGAGGGGGGTCCTGgccagggtttagatggagatggagGCTGACAAGTGGAAAACAGCGCAGATGGATGCCGGAACATCAAACGCCTCCTTTGCCAATGTTCTTCTTTtagactttaatttttttttggcccatcatggggaggggggagcggtGGGGGAAGGGAGTTGTTTTTTTCCCCTGGCGGCCTTCCGAGAGGCCTGTAGTGTTTCTGGGTCAGTAAATCAATGGGTGAAACCTTGTGGAACAAGCATCTCGCTCACAACTAAATACCTGTACAAAACTGCAGCGGATTCCTAAcaaatacacacaaaaaaaacccgGCCAGTTCCTAAAGAGCATCAGATTGGCCCTTCATTCTTTGCTACGATTAGAAATCATCTCTTATAAGCTGCCCTTTCTCTTTAATAGCACGTCATCCTATAAACGAACCTGCACCCACACGCTGACCATTTCCTGGAATTTCTAATCAATTGATCCGAAATCTCCGAGCCACTGGTGAATTATCAAGTACTTAATTTGTGCCGAATATTGAAAACCCGTTAAAAAAGCAAGCCGAATTACTGCTCATCTAAACTCTTTCATCACTAACCATTGGGGAAAGATTAGTGATATAGAGAACGCAAGTTGCATGAACTATTAGAAAATCCACAATCTTGGTTAATACTTCTTTTTTCGTTGACAGCCTGTTCGCTGTGAAAATCATTAATACTCACTTGGTGAAACTAACAACGTGGCACACGAATCCGTGCTTCCCCACGTTGGAATGCTGGCACAAGTTATTTTGCAGTCAATGAACTGTGCGTCTGACCGACCTCTCCAATGACTGCTTTTAGGCAAAGctcagaatcacacaacaccaggttaaagtccaacaggcttatttcgaagcactagctttcgaagcgctgctccttcgtcaggtggttgtggagtacaggacacagaatttatagcaaaaaaaattAGTGTCATACAGTAACCTGGATTGTTAAATATGTCACCGTTTGCTCAATATatcactgtatgacactgtaatcttttgctataaattctgtgtgctacgatcttatactccacaaccacctgatgaaagagcagcgcttcgaaagctagtgcttcaaaataaacctgttgggactataacctgatgttgtgtgatttcctTTTAATttgtcagctcagttggctggattgttggtttacagagcagtgtgataccAACAACATGGATTCAATTGCCagcactggtttgaggttaccatgatggactctccttctcaatctcttcccccATCGGAGGTCTGAgtgccctcaggttaaatcaccaccagtcgcttGTCTCTAATAAGatagcagcccctatggtctggtaagactatggcgatACAACaaccaacaccggctcctccacatcatgcattTTAGGTGTTTAGCTCCCGGTGTTCTCCCTTCGTTGAAAAAGGCGCCTGTTTCTGATCCATCCACACCGAGAACGCCTCTAGGCTGGTGTGTAAAAACGCCATTTAAAATTAGCTCCGTGGTTCTAGATAATCTTTTactgacttttttttgtaaaattatcCTTTCATAGTTTTAAGCTTTTTTGTTTTCTTAACGTCTTTGCTAACAGTAAAACTGAAAGCAGCGGTTTTCTCTCGACTTGTCAATGTATTCATGCTTAACTCATTACTTAATTCACCTCTTCCCATTTACAGGCTTCAATTATGCTAATTAGAATCTATTGCCTAATAATTACATATTTCCATCGCTAAACACCTTGTTGGTACACACAAAAAAACGGGGCATTGCAATtctgaaaagagagagaaaaaaagcaccAGTTGTTCCTTTAACTAACGAGAAAATTTCAGTGAAGGTGGTTGAACTGATAAACAGAAGCAAGATTCATGAGCCTAATGTCCTCAATAGCGACACTGGTTGCATTTAATATTTACCGAATAGAAACTTTTCTAAGAAAAGGGTTGACAACATTAAATGTAAGTAATTACGATAAAATATTCAGAAAAAGAGAACAAATTACCCTTGTAGTTGCTGACATGAGTGTTACTTTCCACATTTcattgaaacccttcctatttctctCGTTACATTATGCGCGCGATTTATTAACCCCTGTTATCCAAGTCCCAGATGAGAGCTATCGCCGACCATTGGTTTTAATTGCGGAAAAGTGATCGGAAGTGAGAAATAAATTTGGGTCAAGGGGAAAGTGCCCATTTTCTGCACCTCCCCTTCCACTCTCCTGCAAATAAAACATTTAGCCACATTCGATTCGCCTTTGCTATTTAACCCTTAAAGTTGCTAGCATCACAGCGCTTTCCCTGTGTAATAAACCTTTGATTTATCCCCAGTTTGTAACTGTGGGATTGGCCAGTCCACTGATGAGGTGCCAACACTGAACGAATCTTATCCTCGAAATAGGACGTATAACCTTTCCCCTCTCTTCAATCGGGTTCTATCAGGTTAGGATAAGTCCGGAAAATCTGAAGCCTCGTCATGCGACATAaccattcctgttttttttaagaaaaagctgGCTGGAACACTGCAGCGTCAGATCAATTGCAAAACGAGTTTTTGAATGCAAGACTGAATTTcaaaaagatataaatgagatttatgatttggagatgccggtgatgTACAGGggtgatcaaagttaaaaatcatgcaacaccaggttatagtccaacaggtttatttggaagctagtgcttccaaataaacctgttggactataacctggtgttgtgtgatttttaactaagtaaTATTTACATTGATATATCCTTCTGTACTGGAGCGAATTAAACAGGAGATTACAGAGTATAGCAATTTGAACTTGCAGCATTGTTGATGGTTGTTTGAAAGGGCAAAACGAGAAagcttttaaaactaatagatatCCCAGTGTTTTCCATAATTTTGGAGCTTTAATTGTAT
This DNA window, taken from Hemiscyllium ocellatum isolate sHemOce1 chromosome 21, sHemOce1.pat.X.cur, whole genome shotgun sequence, encodes the following:
- the LOC132825685 gene encoding LIM/homeobox protein Lhx2 isoform X2 → MLFHGISGGEMQGVMEEMERRSKNEPGISSGVDMGERETTMPSISNERPALCAGCGGKISDRYYLLAVDKQWHMRCLKCCECKLALESELTCFAKDGSIYCKEDYYRRFSVQRCARCHLGISASEMVMRARDLVYHLNCFTCTTCNKMLATGDHFGMKDSLVYCRIHFETLIQGEFQAHFNHTDVGTKSGTAMGLPFYNGMGTVQKGRPRKRKSPGPAADLTKYNSGCNENDGDHMDREQQYPPAQKTKRMRTSFKHHQLRTMKSYFAINHNPDAKDLKQLAQKTGLTKRVLQVWFQNARAKFRRNLLRQENAGVDKASDGTVLQAATPSGPASEISNASLSPSSTSTTLTDLTNPSMPTVTSVLTSVPGSLEAHESRSPTQTTLTNLF
- the LOC132825685 gene encoding LIM/homeobox protein Lhx2 isoform X1: MLFHGISGGEMQGVMEEMERRSKNEPGISSGVDMGERETTMPSISNERPALCAGCGGKISDRYYLLAVDKQWHMRCLKCCECKLALESELTCFAKDGSIYCKEDYYRRFSVQRCARCHLGISASEMVMRARDLVYHLNCFTCTTCNKMLATGDHFGMKDSLVYCRIHFETLIQGEFQAHFNHTDVGTKSGTAMGLPFYNGMGTVQKGRPRKRKSPGPAADLTAYNTALSCNENDGDHMDREQQYPPAQKTKRMRTSFKHHQLRTMKSYFAINHNPDAKDLKQLAQKTGLTKRVLQVWFQNARAKFRRNLLRQENAGVDKASDGTVLQAATPSGPASEISNASLSPSSTSTTLTDLTNPSMPTVTSVLTSVPGSLEAHESRSPTQTTLTNLF
- the LOC132825685 gene encoding LIM/homeobox protein Lhx2 isoform X3 is translated as MLFHGISGGEMQGVMEEMERRSKNEPGISSGVDMGERETTMPSISNERPALCAGCGGKISDRYYLLAVDKQWHMRCLKCCECKLALESELTCFAKDGSIYCKEDYYRRFSVQRCARCHLGISASEMVMRARDLVYHLNCFTCTTCNKMLATGDHFGMKDSLVYCRIHFETLIQGEFQAHFNHTDVGTKSGTAMGLPFYNGMGTVQKGRPRKRKSPGPAADLTAYNTALSCNENDGDHMDREQQYPPAQKTKRMRTSFKHHQLRTMKSYFAINHNPDAKDLKQLAQKTGLTKRVLQENAGVDKASDGTVLQAATPSGPASEISNASLSPSSTSTTLTDLTNPSMPTVTSVLTSVPGSLEAHESRSPTQTTLTNLF
- the LOC132825685 gene encoding LIM/homeobox protein Lhx2 isoform X4, with product MPSISNERPALCAGCGGKISDRYYLLAVDKQWHMRCLKCCECKLALESELTCFAKDGSIYCKEDYYRRFSVQRCARCHLGISASEMVMRARDLVYHLNCFTCTTCNKMLATGDHFGMKDSLVYCRIHFETLIQGEFQAHFNHTDVGTKSGTAMGLPFYNGMGTVQKGRPRKRKSPGPAADLTAYNTALSCNENDGDHMDREQQYPPAQKTKRMRTSFKHHQLRTMKSYFAINHNPDAKDLKQLAQKTGLTKRVLQVWFQNARAKFRRNLLRQENAGVDKASDGTVLQAATPSGPASEISNASLSPSSTSTTLTDLTNPSMPTVTSVLTSVPGSLEAHESRSPTQTTLTNLF